One stretch of Psilocybe cubensis strain MGC-MH-2018 chromosome 6, whole genome shotgun sequence DNA includes these proteins:
- a CDS encoding High osmolarity signaling protein SHO1, with protein MESRGYAATATESERPNSNSEVVVVDAPIPRDEEQVPVQVAANGPGSGNAPSGPISHRAERPRKPGSEVFLVGMFVLALIGWIISLVGQAVVAATISNAPVRILWFAIVLQTAILLLLIQVLSNASIYNAAYAYGTQISILAALATAFAVLGVDQNIYSSQAAQQATGAGWLITAIVDLLLIIFFTSPPQSPILRVAKGVYNRDRDAPRTPSGPTQNVVEKISRSTDAFHRTAFQHSGATGLTAAQEEEDQLEGLTPEEREKVERMVDEKMAAMGMYPRGFHPRDSSGASSKPRSEGGKLRAKRRSGHAAGAAGVGVGARGTLTSMSSEHQKSALLEAREGSARPDSGSAVPEEAASESPAKWRAEALFEYKGSEQDPNELAFKKGDKLLIYDKSGKWWEAETPDGRKGIAPSNYLKLV; from the exons ATGGAAAGCCGCGGCTACGCTGCGACAGCAACTGAGTCGGAAAGGCCGAATTCGAACTCTGAAGTGGTGGTAGTGGATGCTCCAATTCCACGAGATGAAGAACAGGTGCCCGTGCAGGTAGCAGCCAATGGACCTGGGAGCGGTAATGCACCGTCAGGGCCTATATCACACCGTGCTGAGCGGCCGCGAAAGCCTGGGAGCGAAGTGTTCCTTGTTGGTATGTTCGTCCTTGCCCTC ATTGGTTGGATCATTTCGCTCGTTGGACAGGCGGTTGTAGCAGCTACTA TCAGTAACGCCCCAGTGCGCATCCTCTGGTTTGCGATCGTGCTTCAAACAGCCATCCTACTCCTTCTGATACAAGTTCTATCCAACGCCTCGATATACAACGCTGCTTACGCGTACGGCACGCAGATCTCGATCCTGGCGgcactcgccaccgcgttTGCGGTGCTCGGCGTCGACCAGAACATATACTCTTCACAGGCAGCTCAGCAAGCGACGGGGGCCGGGTGGCTAATCACGGCCATTGTCGACCTTCTTCTGATCATTTTCTTTACGTCGCCGCCTCAGTCACCGATTCTGCGTGTGGCAAAGGGTGTATATAACCGCGACCGGGATGCTCCGCGGACGCCCTCAGGGCCAACGCAGAATGTGGTGGAGAAGATCTCGCGCAGCACAGACGCGTTCCATCGGACAGCGTTCCAGCACAGCGGCGCTACAGGGCTCACCGCAGcgcaggaggaagaagatcaaCTTGAGGGTCTGACGCCggaagaaagggagaagGTTGAGCGGATGGTGGATGAGAAGATGGCTGCAATGGGTATGTACCCGCGTGGATTCCATCCACGAGACTCGTCGGGTGCATCGTCGAAACCACGCTCGGAGGGTGGTAAATTACGCGCGAAGAGGCGGAGTGGCCATGCAGCTGGGGCAGCCGGAGTTGGTGTGGGTGCGAGAGGGACGCTGACGAGCATGTCGTCGGAACACCAGAAGAGTGCGCTGCTGGAGGCGCGTGAAGGCAGCGCCCGCCCGGATAGTGGGAGTGCGGTGCCAGAGGAGGCGGCCAGTGAATCGCCTGCCAAGTGGAGGGCAGAGGCGCTCTTTGAAT ATAAAGGATCAGAGCAAGACCCGAATGAACTCGCTTTCAAGAAAGGTGATAAACTTTTAATTTATGACAAGTCAGGCAAATGGTGGGAGGCGGAGACTCCTGATGGACGTAAAGGAA TTGCGCCTTCAAACTATTTGAAACTCGTTTAA
- a CDS encoding K(+)/H(+) antiporter 1 translates to MPEFSRNVISLFQKRAAPEQGGLLSGSDPTKFNENDPLRLWIIQVGIIICTANLLSLGLRKMRQPKVIAEVLGGIILGPTAMGRIPGFTEHIFPQQSRPYLSLVANIGLCLFLFLVGLEIDSGVIKRNARLSATVALAGMALPFGIGAGLSSAVYKKFIDPGIEFTHFMLFTGVAYSITAFPVLCRILTELKLLDTTVGIVVLSAGVGNDIVGWILLALSVALVNASTGLTALYILLVCVGWTIFLMFPVKFVLRWIARKTGSIESGPTVFFMTVTMLILFGSAFFTDVIGVHAIFGAFIAGLIVPREGGLAIIITEKLEDMVSIIFLPLYFTLSGLSTDLGLLDNGITWGYTIAIIVSAFAGKFGGCTLAAHYAAGFNWRESTTIGSLMSCKGLVELIVLNVGLSAGILSPRVFSMFVLEALVLTFMTTPLVTWLYPPQFRRRIDTTGPTFDNVADDEAVVHKKAQPSLDGAFKTRFTVVLDKLEHLPAMMALTQLIQPAPPSTHDRRASLALGARAPSQSNQTLPHFIAAEALRLIELSDRVSAVMKSSVSESLLHTDPLLSIFRMFGQLNGISVSPTLSVVKFEELAYSVAEHARNYDSDMILIPWLPPVHNAFDGSDHHHQPPSTPLHPPTSGEPQQPIALPPTANTATAPTSNFRSPLGQNPFDYFFRGSNISGGQDVSTSMSVIHSQFVRGVFAQAKTDVALFVDQSTLDLYTGVGVPSVVGAEGGKQHVFLPFFGGPDDRLALEFVVQICSNPRIRGTVVRITKSEEGAGHDGNILSAEPGPAGDEGRNMEEINALTIGSRIAGPDTVYGQHNTETRLQSETADNIIWARYAPLRTPANNAPVSDSTSTHSSSASTTSSRPQIEFRTASTPIPLHTALHEAREIALSSANHNAKLIVITGRSRRLAVENHTKELKQLMEEQREKVGSEVRKTIGDVAAAFVVAGVGSGLVVVQQAVGN, encoded by the exons ATGCCAGAGTTCTCCAGGAATGTCATCAGTCTCTTTCAGAAACGGGCGGCCCCGGAACAG GGCGGTTTGCTGAGCGGGTCGGATCCGACCAAGTTCAACGAAAACGACCCGTTGAGGTTGTGGATTATCCAAGTCG GTATCATCATATGTACAGCGAATTTGCTGTCGTTGGGGCTTAGAAAGATGAGGCAACCCAAGGTCATAGCAGAGGTTTTAGGGGGTATCATTCTTG GTCCCACCGCCATGGGCCGTATTCCCGGCTTCACCGAGCACATCTTTCCGCAACAGTCGCGCCCTTACCTCAGCCTCGTCGCCAACATTGGGCTCTgtcttttcctcttccttgtGGGGCTCGAGATCGACTCTGGGGTGATAAAGCGCAACGCGCGCTTGTCAGCGACCGTCGCGCTCGCGGGTATGGCACTCCCTTTTGGAATTGGAGCGGGGCTCTCGTCTGCGGTGTACAAAAAGTTCATTGATCCAGGCATCGAGTTCACGCATTTCATGCTATTCACGGGCGTTGCGTACTCTATCACAGCGTTTCCAGTGCTGTGCCGTATCTTGACGGAGCTGAAGCTGTTAGATACGACGGTAGGCATTGTGGTGCTGTCTGCAGGGGTAGGAAATGATATTG TGGGGTGGATTTTGCTAGCACTCAGTGTCGCGCTGGTGAATGCGAGCACAGGCCTTACCGCGCTGtacatcctcctcgtctgcGTCGGGTGGACTATATTCCTCATGTTCCCCGTCAAGTTCGTGCTTCGTTGGATAGCGCGCAAAACAGGCTCCA TCGAAAGCGGTCCAACGGTGTTCTTTATGACAGTGACGATGCTCATCCTCTTCGGCTCGGCGTTCTTCACTGACGTCATCGGCGTGCACGCTATCTTTGGCGCCTTTATCGCGGGCCTCATTGTTCCTCGCGAAGGTGGCCTGGCGATCATTATCACGGAGAAGTTGGAGGATATGGTGTCAATTATCTTTTTGCCGCTG TATTTTACACTTTCAGGACTTTCCACCGATCTTGGGCTTTTGGATAACG GTATTACTTGGGGATACACCATTGCGATTATTGTTTCCGCATTTGCTGGAAAGTTTGGAGGGTGCACACTTGCAGCCCATTATGCTGCTGGATTCAATTGGCGCGAGTCTACTACCATTGGGTCACTCATGAGTTGCAAAGG GTTAGTCGAGTTGATTGTCCTCAATGTTGGTTTGTCAGCTGGAATTCTATCACCC CGTGTTTTCTCCATGTTTGTGCTCGAAGCACTCGTTTTGACATTCATGACGACCCCGCTTGTAACGTGGCTCTATCCGCCACAATTTCGACGTCGAATTGACACTACAGGCCCCACCTTCGACAACGTTGCTGATGACGAGGCTGTCGTGCACAAAAAAGCCCAACCCTCCTTGGATGGAGCATTCAAAACACGCTTTACGGTAGTGCTGGATAAATTGGAACATCTACCCGCGATGATGGCGTTGACGCAGCTCATCCAACCTGCCCCACCGTCTACACATGACAGGCGCGCGTCTTTGGCCCTTGGCGCCCGAGCACCTTCTCAGAGCAACCAAACTCTCCCCCATTTCATTGCTGCCGAAGCATTGCGTCTTATCGAGCTCTCTGACCGTGTATCAGCAGTTATGAAGTCCTCCGTCTCTGAGTCTCTCTTGCACACTGATCCACTGCTATCTATATTCCGCATGTTTGGACAGCTTAATGGGATAAGCGTGTCCCCGACGCTGTCTGTTGTGAAATTTGAGGAGCTGGCGTATAGTGTGGCGGAGCATGCGAGGAACTATGATTCGGATATGATTTTGATCCCATGGCTGCCTCCTGTACACAATGCATTTGATGGGTCGgatcaccaccaccagccgCCGTCAACCCCTCTCCATCCGCCGACCTCCGGAGAACCCCAGCAACCAATCGCTCTACCGCCCACAGCTAATACGGCCACAGCACCGACATCCAATTTCCGCAGCCCGCTAGGTCAAAACCCCTTTGACTACTTCTTCCGTGGGTCAAATATATCTGGGGGGCAGGATGTCAGCACGTCGATGTCTGTGATCCATTCGCAGTTTGTGCGCGGGGTGTTTGCACAGGCGAAGACGGATGTGGCCCTGTTTGTTGACCAGAGCACTTTGGATTTGTACACGGGTGTAGGCGTTCCGTCGGTTGTTGGAGCAGAAGGGGGGAAGCAGCATGTCTTTTTGCCGTTTTTCGGGGGACCGGATGATCGGCTTGCTTTGGAGTTTGTGGTTCAAATTTGTTCGAACCCAAGAATTAGGGGGACGGTGGTGCGGATCACCAAGAGCGAGGAAGGCGCTGGACATGATGGAAACATATTATCAGCAGAGCCGGGGCCGGCGGGGGACGAGGGTAGGaatatggaagaaattaACGCTTTGACTATTGGTTCG AGAATTGCAGGTCCTGATACAGTGTATGGACAGCATAATACAGAGACAAGGCTTCAATCGGAGACGGCTGATAACATCATTTGGGCGAGATACGCGCCTTTACGGACACCAGCTAACAATGCGCCGGTATCTGACAGCACATCCACACACTCATCTTCCGCATCCACAACCTCCTCCCGCCCACAGATCGAGTTCCGCACGGCATCCACGCCTATACCCTTACATACCGCATTACACGAGGCGCGAGAAATTGCACTCTCTTCAGCCAACCACAACGCGAAGCTGATTGTTATAACCGGTCGGTCGCGGCGCCTGGCGGTGGAGAACCACACGAAGGAGCTGAAGCAGCTTATGGAAGAGCAGCGCGAGAAAGTGGGTAGCGAGGTGAGGAAGACGATTGGGGATGTGGCGGCTGCGTTTGTGGTAGCTGGGGTTGGTTCGGGATTGGTTGTTGTTCAGCAGGCGGTGGGGAATTGA